The genome window AGTTCAATTCTAAAAGAGTTGGTCACATGGGTtgctaaattaaaatataaagcatttcCTAACATGGAAGGAGGCTCGTCAATTGTGGTTATTTTTATCAGTAACTTTAAATATGGATTCACAGATTATCAATTTATGGTTGGCCTGGGTGTTAGAAGATGACCTAATCCCATCCCCATTTTCATGTAAAAAACTGAAACTAAAGCTCTGTAAAGTCAAATGATTTAAAATCATCTGACTAGGCCGAGAAAGGATTAGATCTCTAGAGCATTACGGTAACAATCTTTCGCAAACTGGTAGCATTATCTGGCGACCCTGCTTTTCTGAAAATCTTGTCAATTATTCAGTTCCTTAAATTCCGTCAGCTACAACAGATGCATCAGCTCTTTCCACACTAACTTGAAAGAAGCACATTAGAAAATAGTCCTGACTTGTTTCTTGAGATCAGTAACTAATGAACTGACCTCCACCAGTCCTGCCTCAGGTCGTTAATGGTAAAAATTCTGTATGTCGGCCGCGTTTTGAGGCCTGTCCAGGGTGCCTGTGATTCCCACACGTCGGAGCCGCAGGGATTTTCAGTACATGCCCTCAGGTGGGCGCCGCAGTCACAGACACTGGTCCCTGGCATTTGGAAAGAGAGGTGGTCCGAAGGGCTAAGAGGTTTTTCCTGCAACCTTTAAATTACAAGCAAGAAAAACGTGGGTTTTATTTCGGGCACAGGAATGGAATGAATTCGGAATAGGAAAACTAGAGGCCTGCGGGGGAAGGAGGCACAAGCgcgagaagaaagagaaaggcctTTCTCTCTGGTGACGCGCGATCACGAGGCGTTTTCTCTACGTGGACGCTGACCATTGGCGGAGACCGAACTGACGTCCCGGAACTTGTCCGGACGCGAACGGCGGCAAAGGCGGTCCTTCCCTGAAAGTCGGCGAGGCGCGCGCGCTCCCGCGGCACGCCGCGCCTCCGCTCTCAGCCCGCCAACCCGCTGGTCCAGTCTTTCTTCGCGCCCGCTTGGCTCCGCCCCATTCCCAGCTCGCTCCTCCCCCACCAGACTGGCGGCGCGCGGAAAACGCGTCACGTGACGACTGGCCCCGCCTCTTCCTCTCGGTCCCATATTGAACTCGAGTTGGAAGAGGCGAGTCCGGTCTCAAAATGGAGGTAAAACCGCCGCCCGGTCGCCCCCAGCCCGACTCCGGCCGTCGCCGTCGCCGCCGGGGGGAGGAGGTATTAGGGGGAGAGCGGGGGGTTGGTGGGGAATGGCCGGCGTGGGGGGCCTGGTTCGGTGGGAGCGGGGAGGCCGGGTGAACCGGGGCGGCCGTCCCGCGCTCTTGCGTTGAGACGGGcggtgggagggggaggggagcggGCCTTGGAGACCTCCTCGGGGCCCCTCACCCGCCTCGCCTTCACTTTCGGCTGCACAGGCGGCCCCTTGGAGGCGCGGCGTGGTCAGGGAGGCCCCGGGAGGGAATACGGCCTGCCGGTTGCGCGGCCTCCGAAGCGAGGCCGAGGGCGGCATGGCGGGCCCCGGCGGGAGCGGTTGGGAAGAGgttgtgggggaggggaagggacgAGCAGGCACATCCGGGCGAGCGAGCAAGCGGGCGGCGGCCACATTGACATTGATCCGCCGCCGCGTTACGAAATGGCGCATTGGCCCGCAATGGCCGCCGCCTCGCTCTGCCGCCGGGAAAGAGAGCCTAGGATTGGAGGGAAGAGGGCGGAGGCGGCCCGGCAGAAAATGCCGCAAATGGCCTCGAAGCACGAGAAGGTAGTGCTTTCGCTGAAGTTCGGCGAACGCTTTTCTAGGCATTTTACCGGTCCTCTCCGCGAGGAGAGGTCGATAATTGGCCTGTTCTTTTCTTCGCAGCATCCTGTTGGAAATAGGAGATTGTTAAAAACTTTGCTGCTTTAGAATACTTCCTGTTTTTCTGAAGTAGTTACATTACACTTCTCAAATCGCCATGTGGGCGAAGAACTTAGTATTTGAGAACTTCAGTGCAGATGTGAAAAACAACCCAGCCAGCTTTTTACCGACCCCGGCCGTTGGGGAGGGTGGGTGCAGAAGAATTTGAGTGTAGATGTTaaggaagaatttaaaaatgttttttatcttCATGTTTTCCCATTCTTTGAGTCGGCTCTGCTTGTAGTTTCCTGGAATTTTATTTAGAGGACTGCAGCCAAAGTTGAAATTTTCACTTGTTTGCAGTACATTTAATGTGGATCctaaatatttttgtctatttcgTTATTGTCAATCGAATACATTTATCCAAGACTTGAAAAGATGAGACTACGTGAATTAATTAATGCTTTaggctcttaacattttttctagcGTGTGACAGTCTCTTCACATTAAATGCCTTAACATCTCTACCTCTAGAAGACACTTGAAGACATGAGAATGTAAATGTGAGCCCCCTTATTTAAGGACTTCGGGTGAAGGAAACCTTAATGCATGCATTAAATGACAGTTCATGGCAATGTGTTAAGAAGTCTGACTGAAGTATAAAACAATTTCAAGACATCCTAATTCTTCAaaatctcaatttttgttttgctgtgctcCGTTCTTATAGTCAGACAATACATACCATTCCTAATGTAAGTCCAACTTGCCAGTTTGTTGTGACTCTTAAAATTGAGtcataaaatgaagatttttgcAGCATATAACAAAGACGGGTTATAGAAAGCTATTTGGtcggctttttttttctcttagtttttttGGGAAATGCTGGTTTGGCTTAGGAATgcctattttaaattaaattgcttGAAAGCAGTGAGTTTCTGTAAGTTTGACATTTAGAACTTTTAGATTGTTCATCACAGTTTggagtttaaaattaaaagcatgtTGGGATGTAGACTGAGAAGAGTTGAAGTGGGATAGATGCAACACTGCTTCTCCAACAATTTCGTGCCTTAGAAAATGACTTCTCATTAGCAACTTCTAAAGTAAAGGTTCTCAGACAGttgcagcttttaaaaaatgaagggtTTTTTGATTCTGGATTTGTCTTGGATTTCAATTTAGTTGAAGTGATGTTGGCTTTTGAAAGGCAAGGTTTCCTTGACATGAGTTAGCCCTTTTAACAGTTGAAGTCTGTATTTCTGgtcaaagtttttgttgtttattttgttgttgttttgtttttttgaaacgtCGTATCGCtcctatcgcccaggctggagtgtaatgacacgatcttggctcactgcatcctctgcttcctggcttcaagtgattctcctgcctcaacttcccgagtagctgggattactgacgcctgccaccgcgcccagctagtttttgtgtttttagtagagatgaggtttcgccatgttggccaggctggtcttgaactcctgatctcaggtgatccacctgcctcggcttcccaatgtgttgggattacaggcatgagccagcacgcccagtGTCTGGTCAAAGTTTTAACTGGACAAAGTGTTAATTGTCACAGGAATTTGATGTTGATTTTATTACAGTACATTAAAGGCTCTTCGTGCATCTTAATCCATCTACCGTAAGATAATTTAAGAGTATTGGTTCTTTCTCTCAGGGCCATGATCCAAAGGAACCAGAGCAGTTGAGAAAACTGTTTATTGGTGGTCTGAGCTTTGAAACTACAGATGATAGTTTAAgagaacattttgagaaatgggGCACACTCACAGATTGTGTGGTAAGTTACACTAAGGGAATAGAAGGGTTCTAAGTGTTGAAGAGAATCCATGGAGGTGTTTTCAACgttataaaacttttattttgtaggtAATGAGAGACCCCCAAACAAAACGTTCCAGGGGCTTTGGTTTTGTGACTTATTCTTGTGTTGAAGAGGTGGATGCAGCAATGTGTGCTCGACCACACAAGGTTGATGGGCGTGTAGTGGAACCAAAGAGAGCTGTTTCTAGAGaggtattttaataatatattgtgtAATACGTGAAATTGTTgtgaaggtttttttctttacttaatatattactttatttatagGATTCTGTAAAGCCTGGTGCCCATCTAACAGTGAAGAAAATTTTTGTTGGTGGTATTAAAGAAGATACAGAAGAATATAATTTGAGAGACTACTTTGAAAAGTATGGCAAGATTGAAACCATAGAAGTTATGGAAGACAGGCAGAGTGGAAAAAAGAGAGGATTTGCTTTTGTAACTTTTGATGATCATGATACAGTTGATAAAATTGTTGGTAAGTAACAATTTATGGTAACTTGAATGAGAAAGTAGATGTGGGTTTTCTGTCTTGAACTGAATTTGCTAATTTGCTTGTAATTTTCTGTTGCGTGTAATGGCATTTATAGCGTACAGTCAGTTTTGATAGTGTCTATACCTGTGTAATCAGTATCCAGATAAGAAATAAACATTAACATCTCAGAATGCTCCTTCATTCCCAGAGTAACTACCTGATTATGTCTTAATGGGTTACATAATGACAGGGTATCTCGTATATGTGCTTTTCCAAACATAAAataactttctgttttgtttgattaaaaaaaaatttagttcagAAATACCACACTATTAATGGGCATAATTGTGAAGTGAAAAAGGCCCTTTCTAAACAAGAGATGCAGTCTGCTGGATCACAGAGAGGTGAGTAGGACCATACACATGTACACGGTGGACGTGAGTCGTGTTTGTAAGGTTCTTAAAAATCTCCCTTGCCTGTGTTAAAGGTCGTGGAGGTGGATCTGGCAATTTTATGGGTCGTGGAGGAAACTTTGGAGGTGGTGGAGGTAATTTTGGCCGTGGTGGAAACTTTGGTGGAAGAGGTAGGCTGTTTATCTTCTGAGTACATGCACACGTAACATTTCAGTAAGTTGAATATATGATTTTAatgcatttcttgtttttcctcagGAGGctatggtggtggaggtggtggtagcAGAGGTAGTTATGGAGGAGGTGATGGTGGATATAATGGATTTGGAGGTGATGGTACGTGGCTTATTTTCATTGATTGATATTTTAACTTACTGAAAattgtttattatacttttctaattttagtcAAAGCTTGAATGGCTTAATGGTTAAGGTGTATTTCCAAACTAATGCCATAGAAGAGCAGGAACCCTTTTTCCCCTAAAGATACATTAGCTGCTCTTTTTCAGCAAGTAGCAGGGGTTGAGCCAGATTGTTTTATTAAGTCTGAGACTGTATTTTTCTTagtgaaattttataaaagaaaaacggATTTTTTTTTGAACTATCACAAGATGGTTCAACACTTACTTTTATTCTTACTAGTGCAGATACTTGATATCCTATTATTATTAGCTATTACCAGGCTTCAGAGTGTTGAATCAACTCATTGGCTTATTTGTCAGTGGcttaaatgtaatataaaaccATAGTTGAGTAATcctagctgttcaggaggctgaggcagaagggttgcTTAAGGTGAGgcttttgagaccagtctgagcaacataagGAGAGATTgtgtctctagaaaaataaaataggggaacgtggtggcacatgcccatagtctagctactcaggagggtgagatgggagaatgacttgagcccagcagttcaaggctgcattgcTGTGGTTGCACAACTGTACTTGAGcccgggcagcagagcaagactcagtctcttaCGCACACACACCAGAATTGAATAACTCAACTATATACTTGAAATGTCTTTGTGtggtcttgttttttgtttgttgtttttttttaggtGGCAACTATGGCGGTGGTCCTGGTTATAGTAGTAGAGGGGGCTATGGTGGTGGTGGACCAGGATATGGAAACCAAGGTGGATATGGTGGCGGTGGTGGAGGATATGATGGTTACAATGAAGGAGGAAATTTTGGCGGTGGTAAGCATTCACTTGtttcatttaaatgttaaatattcgTTGCTAATAGTTGGCATGACACATTTGAAAAGTGTTAAAAGTTAGCATTTGATCAAATTTTATGTTCTGTAATACTAAAAAACACTAAAATGGTGGGTAGTTCAAACCAAATTTTCTTGACTTTGCTGGTTATTTAGTAAAATGtattcaacttctttttttttttttttttttgagatggagtcttgctctgttgcccaggctggagtgcagtggcatgatctcagctcattgcagtttccgcctcccgggttcaagcgattctcctgcctcggcctcccaagtagccaggagtacaggtgcatgccagtatgcccggctatttttttgtgtttttagtagagacggggtttcaccatgttagccaggatggtctcgatctcctgacctggtgatctgcccgcctctgcctcccatagtgctggaattacaggcatgagccaccacgctcagtcaGATGTACTCAATTCTTAATTGAGTagttaaaaatgaac of Piliocolobus tephrosceles isolate RC106 unplaced genomic scaffold, ASM277652v3 unscaffolded_24674, whole genome shotgun sequence contains these proteins:
- the LOC111542765 gene encoding heterogeneous nuclear ribonucleoprotein A3 isoform X2, producing the protein MEGHDPKEPEQLRKLFIGGLSFETTDDSLREHFEKWGTLTDCVVMRDPQTKRSRGFGFVTYSCVEEVDAAMCARPHKVDGRVVEPKRAVSREDSVKPGAHLTVKKIFVGGIKEDTEEYNLRDYFEKYGKIETIEVMEDRQSGKKRGFAFVTFDDHDTVDKIVVQKYHTINGHNCEVKKALSKQEMQSAGSQRGRGGGSGNFMGRGGNFGGGGGNFGRGGNFGGRGGYGGGGGGSRGSYGGGDGGYNGFGGDGGNYGGGPGYSSRGGYGGGGPGYGNQGGYGGGGGGYDGYNEGGNFGGGNYGGGGNYNDFGNYSGQQQSNYGPMKGGSFGGRSSGSPYGGGYGSGGGSGGYGSRRF
- the LOC111542765 gene encoding heterogeneous nuclear ribonucleoprotein A3 isoform X1, whose product is MEVKPPPGRPQPDSGRRRRRRGEEGHDPKEPEQLRKLFIGGLSFETTDDSLREHFEKWGTLTDCVVMRDPQTKRSRGFGFVTYSCVEEVDAAMCARPHKVDGRVVEPKRAVSREDSVKPGAHLTVKKIFVGGIKEDTEEYNLRDYFEKYGKIETIEVMEDRQSGKKRGFAFVTFDDHDTVDKIVVQKYHTINGHNCEVKKALSKQEMQSAGSQRGRGGGSGNFMGRGGNFGGGGGNFGRGGNFGGRGGYGGGGGGSRGSYGGGDGGYNGFGGDGGNYGGGPGYSSRGGYGGGGPGYGNQGGYGGGGGGYDGYNEGGNFGGGNYGGGGNYNDFGNYSGQQQSNYGPMKGGSFGGRSSGSPYGGGYGSGGGSGGYGSRRF